A genomic region of Ferviditalea candida contains the following coding sequences:
- the rlmD gene encoding 23S rRNA (uracil(1939)-C(5))-methyltransferase RlmD, with product MVSEKIADRTPPVGKNNEYIVNVTGLNHDGEGVGRVDGFTLFIQGALLGEKVRIKVLKVKKQYGYAKLLEVLEPSPDRTEAACPIYKQCGGCQVQHLSYDAQLAWKHRMVVDNLERIGKLKVRMDGAGSGSAIGLGETDEGVDGVSEGLSSGISGGRSYEMTGPEVIVHPTLGMDQPWRYRNKAQVPMGESEAGLVGGFYAKGSHRIVDMDVCLIQHDRNDEVVRRVKQISREIDISAYNEETRQGLLRHVVVKFGFRTGEVMVVLVTNGERIPKAEILIRRIREEIEGVRSICQNINRQHTNVIFGEETRVLWGQDVIYDMIGDVRFAISARSFYQVNPVQTKVLYDKAVEYAGLTGSETVIDAYCGIGTISLFLARHAGKVYGVEVVPEAIEDARRNAELNGIANVEFAAGKAEEVIPRWKELGIDPDIIVVDPPRKGCDPLLLDTILAMSPKRVVYVSCNPSTLARDLRILEDGGYRTVEVQPVDMFPHTVHVECVIGIQRIDT from the coding sequence GTGGTTTCCGAAAAGATCGCCGACCGGACTCCTCCTGTCGGCAAGAACAATGAATATATCGTGAACGTCACCGGTTTGAACCATGACGGGGAAGGGGTAGGCCGTGTGGACGGCTTTACCCTTTTTATTCAAGGGGCACTCCTCGGAGAAAAGGTCAGGATCAAGGTGTTGAAGGTAAAAAAGCAGTATGGCTACGCAAAGCTGCTGGAGGTTCTGGAACCGAGCCCGGACCGGACCGAAGCGGCTTGTCCGATCTATAAGCAGTGCGGAGGCTGTCAGGTTCAGCATTTGAGCTACGACGCGCAGTTGGCTTGGAAACACCGGATGGTCGTCGACAATCTGGAGCGGATCGGCAAGCTGAAGGTGCGGATGGACGGAGCGGGCAGCGGATCAGCGATAGGGCTCGGAGAAACGGACGAAGGGGTTGACGGAGTTTCTGAGGGGCTTTCTTCAGGGATCTCCGGCGGACGTTCATACGAAATGACGGGGCCTGAGGTGATTGTTCATCCGACACTGGGAATGGATCAGCCTTGGCGCTATCGCAACAAGGCGCAGGTGCCGATGGGCGAGTCGGAAGCCGGGCTTGTCGGGGGATTTTACGCCAAAGGCAGCCACCGCATCGTCGACATGGATGTCTGCCTGATCCAGCATGACCGCAACGACGAGGTCGTTCGGAGGGTGAAACAAATTTCCCGGGAAATCGACATCTCCGCATATAATGAAGAAACCCGCCAGGGGCTACTCCGCCATGTGGTGGTGAAATTCGGTTTCCGGACAGGCGAAGTGATGGTCGTGCTGGTGACCAACGGCGAGCGCATTCCGAAGGCGGAAATCTTGATCCGGCGCATCCGGGAAGAGATTGAGGGAGTGCGAAGCATATGCCAGAATATCAACCGTCAGCATACGAACGTCATTTTCGGGGAAGAAACCCGCGTTTTGTGGGGTCAAGACGTGATTTATGACATGATCGGTGATGTGCGCTTCGCGATATCCGCGCGGTCGTTTTACCAGGTCAACCCGGTTCAGACGAAGGTGCTGTATGATAAAGCTGTCGAGTACGCTGGACTAACGGGCAGCGAAACGGTGATCGACGCTTACTGCGGGATCGGAACGATTTCATTGTTCCTGGCCCGGCATGCCGGCAAGGTGTACGGCGTCGAGGTCGTCCCGGAAGCGATCGAGGACGCACGGCGCAACGCCGAGCTGAACGGAATCGCGAACGTGGAATTCGCAGCGGGCAAAGCCGAGGAAGTCATCCCCCGCTGGAAGGAGCTGGGCATCGACCCCGATATCATCGTCGTCGATCCGCCGCGCAAGGGCTGCGATCCGCTGCTGCTTGACACGATCTTGGCGATGAGTCCGAAGCGGGTCGTCTACGTCTCGTGCAACCCCTCAACGCTGGCGCGAGACCTGCGGATCCTCGAGGACGGCGGCTACCGGACCGTCGAGGTCCAGCCGGTGGATATGTTCCCGCATACGGTGCATGTGGAGTGCGTAATAGGAATACAACGCATCGATACGTAG
- a CDS encoding YerC/YecD family TrpR-related protein: MQLKKLNDKSIDQLFEAILTLKTVEECYVFFDDLCTVNEIQSLSQRLEVARMLGKGSTYNQIEAETGASTATISRVKRCLNYGNDGYKMALERLGRFD, translated from the coding sequence ATGCAGTTGAAAAAACTGAACGATAAATCGATAGATCAGTTGTTTGAGGCGATTTTAACCCTAAAAACGGTGGAAGAATGCTATGTTTTCTTTGACGATTTGTGTACGGTCAACGAAATCCAATCGCTTTCGCAGCGGCTGGAAGTGGCCAGAATGCTTGGCAAAGGTTCGACATACAACCAGATTGAAGCTGAGACGGGGGCCAGTACGGCAACGATTTCCCGTGTAAAGCGATGCTTGAATTACGGGAACGACGGCTACAAAATGGCGTTGGAAAGACTCGGGCGCTTCGACTGA
- a CDS encoding DUF2326 domain-containing protein, whose amino-acid sequence MFIKTLKISSRTGTIRELTFHSGLNLIIDETPSGDDKSTGNNVGKTTVLKLIDFCLGASASIIYSDTENKKEVYDLVKDFLVDEEVLITLTLVEGLLGEASDEVVIERNFLSRKKSIRRINGNSILEKDFEDELQRLLFPSHNAEKPTFRQIISHNIRYKDENINNTLKTLDKYSSDVEYETLYLFLLGCDFDEGAEKQVLVTKIKQEEAFKERLEKKQTKTAYEIALRMIEDDITKLNEKKSNFNLNEDFENQLEQLNIVKYRINKSSSSISKMNIRKNLIEEAQKEMESSKANIDLKQLEILYAEANANIGNLQKTFEDLVAYHNNMLVEKIKFITSELPSLVVKIETEETNLNSLLIQEKELAMAISKGDSFEELEKIIAELNDKYRIKGEYESIISQLDEVEKNIEETNAKIKVIDDVLFSDSFEEKLKSQINKFNKHFSEISFELYGEKYALKYDKVLHKKTQQQIYKFSAFNANLSSGKKQGEILCFDLAAILFADEEEIPSLHFLLNDKKELMHDNQLIKIADYVSNKNIQLVVSILKDKLPESLLDKAHVVVELSQESKLFRIEEQ is encoded by the coding sequence ATGTTCATAAAAACGTTGAAAATATCAAGTCGCACAGGAACCATAAGGGAACTAACTTTCCACTCAGGCTTAAACTTAATCATTGATGAAACACCGTCAGGCGATGATAAATCGACAGGGAATAATGTTGGAAAAACAACAGTATTGAAGCTGATAGACTTCTGCCTAGGCGCTAGCGCTTCCATAATATATTCGGATACAGAGAATAAGAAAGAAGTCTATGACTTGGTTAAAGATTTCCTTGTAGATGAAGAAGTATTGATTACTCTAACTCTTGTTGAGGGTTTATTGGGTGAGGCTTCTGATGAAGTAGTAATTGAACGTAATTTTCTGTCACGTAAAAAGAGCATTAGAAGAATTAATGGTAATTCAATTCTCGAAAAGGATTTTGAAGACGAGTTACAGAGACTTCTATTTCCCAGTCATAATGCTGAGAAACCTACATTTAGACAGATCATCTCTCACAATATTAGATATAAGGATGAGAATATTAATAATACACTAAAGACTTTGGATAAATATTCCTCTGATGTTGAGTACGAGACTCTATACTTGTTCTTATTAGGTTGTGACTTCGATGAAGGTGCAGAAAAGCAAGTATTAGTGACCAAAATAAAGCAAGAAGAAGCTTTCAAAGAACGACTGGAAAAAAAGCAAACAAAAACGGCTTATGAAATTGCTTTAAGGATGATTGAAGATGATATAACCAAATTAAATGAGAAAAAGTCAAACTTCAATCTGAATGAGGATTTCGAAAATCAATTAGAACAACTTAACATTGTAAAATATCGAATAAATAAAAGTAGCTCCAGTATAAGTAAAATGAATATCAGAAAGAACCTCATTGAAGAGGCTCAAAAAGAAATGGAAAGTAGCAAGGCAAATATTGACTTAAAACAATTAGAAATACTTTATGCAGAGGCTAATGCCAATATTGGTAATTTACAAAAGACTTTCGAAGACCTAGTGGCATACCATAATAATATGCTCGTTGAAAAAATTAAGTTCATAACTTCTGAATTACCTTCTCTAGTAGTAAAAATCGAGACTGAAGAAACGAATTTGAATTCATTGCTAATACAGGAGAAAGAGTTGGCGATGGCAATATCTAAAGGCGACTCTTTTGAGGAGCTAGAAAAAATTATAGCAGAGCTAAATGATAAATATAGAATTAAGGGAGAATACGAAAGTATTATTTCACAATTAGATGAAGTAGAAAAAAATATTGAAGAAACTAATGCAAAAATTAAAGTTATTGATGACGTATTATTTTCAGACAGTTTTGAAGAAAAGTTAAAGAGCCAAATTAACAAGTTCAATAAACACTTCTCTGAGATTTCTTTTGAATTGTACGGCGAAAAATATGCGTTGAAGTATGATAAAGTTCTTCACAAAAAGACTCAACAGCAGATATATAAATTTAGTGCATTTAATGCAAACCTAAGCTCAGGAAAAAAACAGGGCGAGATTTTATGTTTTGATCTTGCAGCCATATTATTTGCTGATGAGGAAGAGATACCGAGTTTGCATTTCCTTCTAAATGACAAAAAAGAATTAATGCACGACAATCAACTAATTAAAATTGCTGATTATGTCAGCAACAAAAATATACAATTGGTTGTTTCTATTTTAAAGGATAAGTTGCCTGAAAGCCTGCTTGATAAAGCTCATGTAGTAGTTGAACTGTCTCAGGAAAGCAAATTGTTTAGAATAGAAGAACAATAA
- a CDS encoding ABC-three component system middle component 6 encodes MLLPDNIHPQLSIYYNGALVLKELKQHAKQQVFELYQRIRSQYNMSFPTFMLCLDWLYLIDSAKIDDDGWVELCS; translated from the coding sequence ATGTTATTGCCGGATAATATTCATCCCCAACTTAGCATTTATTATAATGGTGCCTTAGTTTTAAAAGAGCTTAAACAGCATGCTAAACAGCAAGTTTTTGAATTGTATCAAAGGATTAGAAGTCAATATAATATGTCGTTTCCCACTTTTATGCTTTGTTTGGATTGGTTGTATCTCATTGATTCTGCAAAGATAGATGATGATGGATGGGTGGAATTATGTTCATAA
- a CDS encoding diacylglycerol kinase, whose translation MATRARLIYNPTSGREEIKKKLPDILQRLERAGLETSCHATIGEGDGTLAAIDAIERQFDIVIAAGGDGTLYEVINGMAGKEYRPKLGIIPFGTTNDFARALGIPRNWEYACDLIIQQHVRPIDVGRVNRKYFINIAGGGSMTELTYEVPSKMKTAIGQLAYYMKGLEKLPRLRPIEMSFRSEEIDLDAEVMLFLIANSNSVGGFERLAPDASMSDGLLDVLILKKCNLAEFIRIVSLALRGEHIHDPHLIHFKTKELRISSPDYVQVNLDGELGGTLPCEFSVLPSHLKIIAADPGLSNLQNGVNL comes from the coding sequence GTGGCCACACGAGCACGTTTGATTTATAATCCGACATCAGGTCGGGAAGAAATTAAAAAGAAACTTCCGGACATTCTCCAGCGGCTGGAACGTGCGGGACTGGAGACCTCCTGCCACGCGACCATCGGAGAAGGAGACGGAACGCTGGCGGCCATAGACGCGATCGAAAGGCAATTTGATATCGTGATTGCCGCCGGGGGAGACGGGACGCTGTACGAAGTCATCAACGGCATGGCCGGCAAAGAGTACCGGCCGAAATTGGGGATCATCCCGTTTGGAACAACGAATGATTTTGCCCGCGCGCTGGGCATCCCGCGCAACTGGGAGTATGCCTGCGACTTAATTATTCAGCAGCATGTCCGTCCGATCGACGTCGGCAGGGTGAACCGCAAATATTTCATCAATATCGCCGGGGGAGGCTCAATGACCGAACTGACCTACGAGGTTCCCAGCAAGATGAAGACGGCCATCGGCCAGCTGGCTTATTACATGAAAGGCTTGGAAAAGCTGCCGAGATTGCGCCCGATTGAAATGAGCTTTCGTTCGGAAGAAATCGATCTCGATGCGGAAGTGATGCTGTTCCTGATTGCCAACAGCAATTCGGTAGGCGGCTTCGAAAGGCTGGCGCCGGACGCCAGCATGTCGGACGGATTGCTCGATGTGCTTATCCTGAAAAAGTGCAACCTCGCCGAATTCATTCGCATCGTCTCATTGGCGCTCCGGGGGGAACACATTCACGATCCGCATCTCATTCACTTCAAGACCAAAGAATTGCGAATCTCATCTCCCGATTACGTGCAAGTTAATCTGGACGGAGAATTGGGCGGCACGCTGCCGTGTGAGTTTTCCGTGCTCCCGAGCCATCTGAAGATCATTGCGGCCGATCCCGGCCTGTCCAATTTGCAGAACGGAGTGAATTTGTAG
- a CDS encoding ABC-three component system protein: protein MNRSKYFNYIEEKLEILAHRIEKRGKINLLDLNIYSETFFADLLNLLFGFTLVNMNVLKQNIEGIDLVDMNQRVIAQVSSTCTKQKIESSLKKKIFVDYPGYRFKFISIARDAEKLRESSFANPHNAAFSPADDIVDVNSLLKVVLNMKIDKQREVFEFVKKELGNDIDVLKVDTNLATIINILASENLTNSIESPEINTFEIDKKILFNDLSDVKETIDDYKIFYQKLDGKYTEFDREGSNKSFSVFQIIKKQYTMMQHEKTNSKELFYSIIDNITKIIIESKNYIEIPYEELELCVYILVVDAFVRCKIFKNPEGYSHVIAG from the coding sequence ATGAATCGGAGTAAATATTTCAATTACATAGAGGAAAAATTGGAGATATTGGCACATCGGATTGAGAAACGAGGAAAGATTAATTTATTAGATTTAAACATTTATTCAGAAACGTTTTTTGCAGATTTGTTGAATCTATTGTTTGGATTTACGTTGGTTAATATGAACGTACTCAAACAGAATATTGAAGGAATTGATTTGGTTGATATGAATCAACGGGTTATAGCACAAGTGTCTTCAACCTGCACAAAACAAAAAATTGAAAGTTCTTTAAAGAAAAAGATATTTGTCGATTATCCAGGCTACCGCTTCAAGTTTATTTCGATTGCTAGAGATGCGGAAAAGCTCCGGGAATCGAGTTTTGCTAATCCACATAATGCTGCTTTTTCTCCTGCAGATGATATTGTGGACGTAAATTCTTTATTAAAAGTTGTGCTAAACATGAAAATTGACAAACAACGAGAGGTATTTGAGTTTGTAAAAAAAGAACTTGGGAATGATATTGATGTACTTAAAGTAGATACAAACCTCGCGACCATCATAAATATTCTTGCAAGCGAGAATCTAACAAACAGTATTGAATCGCCAGAAATAAATACCTTTGAAATAGATAAGAAAATATTATTTAACGATTTGTCAGATGTAAAAGAGACAATTGATGATTATAAGATATTTTACCAAAAGCTGGACGGTAAATACACTGAGTTTGATAGAGAAGGTTCGAATAAAAGTTTTTCCGTTTTTCAAATAATCAAAAAGCAGTACACAATGATGCAACATGAAAAAACTAACTCAAAGGAACTTTTCTACAGTATAATCGATAACATAACTAAGATAATCATCGAGAGCAAAAATTATATTGAAATCCCGTATGAAGAACTTGAACTTTGCGTTTACATTTTAGTCGTAGATGCTTTTGTAAGATGCAAAATTTTTAAGAATCCAGAGGGGTATAGCCATGTTATTGCCGGATAA
- a CDS encoding DUF3048 domain-containing protein, protein MKPFKGVYLFLTVVLGVTLVLTGCGQKPTKPAKEALTSAATPNSETMEPGKADQSVPEAKQSFPYAFPLTGIGTEQEVKERPVMVMVENQAKARPQSGLNEADLVYEILAEGDITRFVAVFQSHSPKVIGPVRSIRPYFVEIGDGVDALIVHAGWSQEAMDLLTERKLAHFDEVYGDGSYYWRDNSRKPPHNLYTSIEKIRLGVERRKLRTEWTNPGLKFAADGVNLPGKPANDVEIHYIQKYYVNYKYDEASKRYLRFMEGKPHTDKETGEQLSAKNILIVEAKHQIVDNYGRRHVDVHGPGNGYLVQEGKVREVTWERKNGVIRAFINGEEAELLPGNTWIQVIPIGSKVSFQ, encoded by the coding sequence TTGAAACCTTTCAAAGGAGTCTATTTATTCCTGACCGTGGTATTGGGCGTGACATTGGTTCTGACTGGCTGCGGGCAGAAGCCGACGAAACCGGCTAAGGAAGCGCTGACGTCGGCGGCGACGCCCAATTCGGAAACTATGGAACCGGGAAAAGCGGACCAAAGCGTGCCCGAAGCAAAGCAGAGTTTTCCCTATGCGTTTCCGCTGACCGGTATCGGGACAGAACAGGAAGTTAAGGAACGTCCCGTCATGGTTATGGTGGAAAATCAAGCCAAGGCTCGTCCGCAGTCCGGCTTGAATGAGGCGGATCTGGTGTATGAAATTTTGGCTGAAGGGGATATTACCCGATTCGTCGCGGTCTTTCAGAGCCATTCCCCGAAGGTGATCGGGCCGGTTCGCAGCATTCGCCCTTACTTCGTGGAAATCGGCGACGGCGTGGATGCGCTGATCGTCCATGCGGGGTGGAGCCAGGAGGCCATGGATCTGCTGACGGAACGGAAGCTGGCGCATTTTGACGAAGTATATGGAGACGGCTCCTATTACTGGCGGGACAATTCCCGGAAGCCGCCGCACAATTTATACACCAGCATTGAGAAAATCCGCTTGGGAGTGGAACGCAGAAAGCTCCGTACGGAGTGGACCAATCCGGGACTGAAGTTTGCGGCAGACGGCGTCAACCTTCCCGGAAAACCCGCCAACGATGTGGAAATTCATTACATACAGAAATACTATGTCAATTACAAGTATGATGAAGCGTCGAAACGCTACCTTCGGTTCATGGAGGGCAAGCCCCACACCGATAAAGAAACCGGTGAACAACTGAGCGCCAAGAACATCCTCATCGTCGAGGCGAAACATCAGATTGTGGATAATTACGGAAGGCGTCATGTGGATGTGCACGGACCCGGCAACGGTTATCTCGTCCAGGAAGGGAAGGTTCGCGAGGTGACCTGGGAGCGGAAGAACGGCGTCATCCGCGCATTTATCAACGGGGAAGAAGCCGAGCTGCTTCCGGGAAACACATGGATTCAAGTAATTCCAATCGGGTCGAAGGTTTCTTTTCAATAA